In Clostridia bacterium, a genomic segment contains:
- a CDS encoding tetratricopeptide repeat protein, whose protein sequence is MTCNNLGNLYKNGRPLEAEKLYLEALDIRRRLARDNSAAFEADVATTCNNLGSLYAKNGRLQEAE, encoded by the coding sequence ATGACCTGCAACAATCTCGGTAATCTCTACAAAAACGGCAGACCGCTAGAGGCTGAGAAACTCTACCTCGAAGCGTTGGATATCCGCCGCCGTCTCGCCAGGGACAACTCCGCCGCCTTTGAGGCCGATGTCGCCACTACCTGCAACAATCTCGGTAGTCTCTACGCCAAAAACGGCAGACTGCAAGAGGCTGAGA